A segment of the Thermoanaerobaculia bacterium genome:
CGGGGGTGAAGTGCTGAGCACGTTCGCTCTGACCCTCGTGATCGGGATCATCGTCGGGACGTACTCGTCGATCTACGTCGCGGCGCCGATCGTCGTGATCTGGAACGAGGTCCAGGGCCGGCGCCGCCCCGCTCCCGCCGTCGCCGCGAAGGCTTCGGCGCCCGCGAAGACCGCGCCCCCGCCGCCCAAAAGCGCCCCGAAGGCCGCGCGCAAGTCGGGGAAGAGGTAATCTGCTCCGACGTAACGGGCCGCCGAGCTGACGATGGGGCCGCCGAGTTGAAGCGGACGCTTCGCGCCGCTTAGTGCCCCTCCCCGGAAATAGTGTGCCATTTGCGCCTGCGGCTTGCGGACGAGGGCCAGACGCGTCGTGGGAGCAGATGCCGTTCGCATCGGGCCCGCGACGCAACGCCGCCATCGTTCGCAATGTGCGGGCGCCCTTCGGGTTCGGGCGGCGCGGGGCAATCTGCGGCGCCGCCGCGATGAGGTCCCGAGCGACAGCCGAGGGATGGCAACGCATCGCCATCGTCGCGGCGACTGGCAGCTTACCCCGCGGCGCTCCGAACAAATGTCACGGTATTTCCGGGGAGGGGCACTTAACTCGGCGGGAGAAGAGACAGCGCTCGGACCGCCTGCTGTTGCGCCGTGCCTGAATCGTCCCGCTCCCGCGGCGTCGTCGTGGTCGGCGCCGGCGCCGCCGGGCTCGCCGCGGCGATCTTCGCGCGCCGCGCGGGAGCGCGGGTCGCCCTCCTCGAGTCGACGGGAACCCCCGGCCAGAAGATCCTGATCTCCGGCGGCGGGCGCTGCAACGTGCTCCCGTCCCGTTTCGAGCCGGAACGCTTCGTTTCCGAGACGCCTCGGCTCGCGGCGCGGCTCCTGAAGGCGTGGCGCCTCGAGTCGGTCCGCTCCTTCTTCGAGGAGCAGCTGCGAACCCCGCTCGTCCTCGAACCCGAATCGGGCAAGCTCTTTCCCGCCTCGAATCGCGCTCGCGACGTTCGCGACGCTCTCCTCCGCGAGGCGCAGGGGACGGGCGTCGAGCTGCTGCGGGACGCGCGCGTGGCCGACGTCTCCGGTCCGCCGCTCTCGGTGACTCTCGCGTCGGGGGAACGGCTCGCGGGCTCGGCCGTCGTGCTCGCGACCGGCGGCCTCTCGATTCCGCGGACGGGCTCCGACGGCGCCGGCCTCGCGATCGCGCGGCGGCTCGGACACCGCATCGTCGAGCCGTACCCGGCGCTGACGCCGCTCCGCACGGAACGGCCGGAGCACCGGGCGCTCGCGGGGGTCTCGCTCGACGTGGAGATCCGGGCCGGCATGCGCGGCTCGGCGCGGTTCTCCTCGTCCGGGGGGTTCCTCTTCACGCACGGCGGCTACTCGGGTCCCTCCGTGCTCGACGTCTCGCATCACGTCGTCCGGGACCCGGCGACCGTCCTGCGCGTTTCGTGGGCGGCGATCCGGGAAGCGGAATGGGAAGAGCGGCTGCGAGGCGTTCCGGGGTCCTCGAGCGTCGAGGGCGTGATCGCGCGAAACGTCCCGGCGCGGCTGGCGCGAGCGCTCGCGTCCGA
Coding sequences within it:
- a CDS encoding aminoacetone oxidase family FAD-binding enzyme, producing the protein MPESSRSRGVVVVGAGAAGLAAAIFARRAGARVALLESTGTPGQKILISGGGRCNVLPSRFEPERFVSETPRLAARLLKAWRLESVRSFFEEQLRTPLVLEPESGKLFPASNRARDVRDALLREAQGTGVELLRDARVADVSGPPLSVTLASGERLAGSAVVLATGGLSIPRTGSDGAGLAIARRLGHRIVEPYPALTPLRTERPEHRALAGVSLDVEIRAGMRGSARFSSSGGFLFTHGGYSGPSVLDVSHHVVRDPATVLRVSWAAIREAEWEERLRGVPGSSSVEGVIARNVPARLARALASEAGIAPGDPVARLRREARIRLLESLTRYRLPVSGHEGFARAEVTGGGVSLEEIDPATLESRRVPGLFLCGEILDAFGPIGGHNFLWAWVTGRTAGLAAGSRRGP